AAGTTTGTATGTAAAACTTAAGAAAACTTAcacttcattgaacatttaaattcaggTTTCCACTATACACATGAAATTAATGAAAACAGATACCCTATGAATGAAAAAGAAGCCACAGTACCTGACACTTGTTCTCCAtttgtttgaagtgtttgagcttatagttttgctatttgataacaaaattttagtttagaattttcctcaaagtttggtatttttgttattttactgttttcttAAGGACATATTCAAGATATTCCTCCATTTACCTGACTTACCTTCCATCTGTTTCACTTGTCATTGAATCTAATATCATTTGACCTatcaataaccctataatatcaTTGTATACTATTTTCACATGACTGTCACATGACTTTTGTTTAAAATATCTAACCAGCTGTTCCATTGGGTATTTTACTTCCACGTTAAATCCCACATGCTCGTCCACAGCATCATTTGTATTTTACTATTGTTCTCTGTTGTCTATTCATGTTTaatattatgtaatatatgttgttaattttgccatagcatgtctatgctttgcaataaagattcattcattcattcattcattcatcaaAACATCGTTCTAGAGTAGGGAATGGCTGTAAATCAAAGTGCTCAAGTTGGTCTTCATATTCATCATCTGCAATGAGACAAGAAAATTCCTGTAGTATTTTGTTCCAATACTTACAAAGTAACAAAATATcctcattatcatgattatagttgTCAACATATTAATCTGAACCTCAGACAAGGATGGGCATGATTGTAAACCAtttctttttttcactttttagctcacctggcctaaaaggccaagtgagcttttctcatcacttggcttccGGCGTCCagcgtcgtcgtccgtcatcgttaacttttacaaaaatcttctcctctgaaactacagggccaaatcaaaccaaacttggccacaatcatcattggggtatctagtttaaaaaatgtgtccggtgaccctgccaaccaaccaaattggccaccatggctaaaaatagaacatagggataaaatgcagtttttggcttataactcaaaaaccaaagcatttagagcaaatctgacaggtcaagatctatctgccttgaaattttcagatgaatcggacaacccgttgttgggttgctgcccctaaattgacaatttaaaggaaattttactgttttggttattatcttgaatattattatagatagagataaactgtaaacagcaataatgttcagcaaagtaagatttacaaaaacatgaaaaaggtcAACATttccgaaatggtcagttgaccccattaggaattattgccctttatagtcaatttttaaccatttttcgtaaatcttagttatcttttacaaaaatcttcttctctgaaactacggggccaaattaatccaaacttggccaaaatcatcattggggtatctagttaaaaaaatgtgtcgcgtgaccctgccaaccaaccaaaatgggcaccatggctaaaaatagaacacaggggtaaaatgtagattttggcttatatctctgaaaccaaagtatttagagcaaatctgataaattgtttatcaagtcaagatctatctgccctgaaattttcagacaaaacagacaccctgttgttgggttgctgccccagaattagtaattttaaggaaattttgcagtttttggttattatcttgaatattataatagatagagataaactgtaaacagcaataatgttcagcaaagtaagatctacaaataagttaacatgatcaaaattgtcaagttaccccttaaggagttattgccctttatagtaattttttaacaattttcataaatttttgtaaatttttgtaaatttgtagaatatattttccactgtaattactgggccaagttcattatagatagagatacctgtagcaagaagaatgtccagtaaagtaagatctacaaacacatcatgatcaccaaaacacaattttgccatgcatttatctgtgtccattgtttaatatgcacatagaccaaggtgagcgacacaggctcttgagagcctctagttttacttGAAATTAATCAGATTATAGTGTGTAATTAATGGActaatatcaaaagtatttacATTACTTTTAAATAACTGTCAAAAGCATGCTACTTACTTTTTAAAGATATCAAAGAAAGTTTTGCCCCATTATGTTGCTCAATGTATTTAAAGTGGAAATTCAGATCTTTACAAAAACTAAGTTTAAAGTATCCTTTCTGAATTGTATGAGTgatttgaatttgttgaattttggtgttttaacaccacttttaagcactgcatttaggctattttgtggcggccagtttttattggtggaggaagccggagtgcctggagaaaaccacgaCCTTcgataaaaaaactgacaatcctagtcaattaaggttggagcggggttcgaactcacaacctcagtgttgactggctagtgattacagcaGTATCTACTTAGACCACGCGGCCACTGAGGCCCCCTGATATGAGTGATAAAAATTGATGAGGAATAAAAAGTGTTTGCAGATCTGTTTATAATCCTTTACATTAGGATATACATTAAAGGATATGACAAGTTTGACATGCACCGTAGGATTTGGAAAGAATTGACAAAGATAATTATGTTGCAAGCATGAGCACATTTTAAAATTGCATACATAGGGAAATAAAAACCAGTTCctcaagtgtaaaaaaaaaaagttttcaggaaaaatctttttaacatgaaggggagataattatcttttctttttaatacaaTAACATGGACAATTTGTGTTCCCCACCCCCCTAAAATAAGGCATTTGACTccctatttttatttgatattttaaaagcatTATGAAAACTCATTTTCTAATTGCATTTTAACAGATGCAATTGATTAATGCTTCTTCAATATGGAAAAATCAAGTTTTCCTTATATGACCCATATAAATTAGCTGATAATTTCAGTGTATTttaacacaagagtgcacacgctgaaatgtctcgccttttttaccaataattgatattatgttgatagtccttaatataaagctttatcacaactgtcacataaactcaacattaaccaagaaaactaaacattgatcaatgaaccatgaaaatgaggtcaaggtcagatgaaccatgccaggtagacatgtatagctaacaattcttccatacaacaaatatagttgacctatatatgtttataaattaagaaaaacagaccaaaacacaaatacttaacactgtgcaatgaaccatgaaaataaaacctgcacgactgacatatagatcataaaatatttccatacaccaaatatagttgaccttttgcatttagtattagaaaaaatagaccaaaacttgttaaaagttttgtttatccaaatttgtttttacatatatctGGAAAGATTGAAtattcagatttattttttaatataccaAAACAATCACTTAAGGTTATATAGACATACATCTATAGATAGTTGGATAAACCTTGAATGTACATACATGATTATTTTAGGGTGaacttattacaaaatatacacTTAAAAGCAAACAAATGAGATGTGATCAAACTGGCTTTCATGAACAGAGTTCCAGGATGAAAGAGGAATGTGTGATCTTGATTTATATACACTGACATTTTATCAAATGTAATATATGTCGACATCCAAATCAGAATGTCAACAAATGTGCACCACTCACCAGCATCATGGTCTTCCTTCTTATGCTCTGCAGACGACAACTAAAAAAGAGAACTGGGAATAGCATCTTCACATTaaactccccctttttcactAAACTTACTTAAAGATATCACATTGTTGGAAGGAGTTAGATAATTGTGTTTAATTTGTGAGATGAAAACATATTGTTTGAAGGAGTAATATCATTGCGTTAAATTTGTGAGATGAagcaaatttactttttttttttaacgtaataatatctttattgcatatttgctgtAACAATTTACTAAGTTTACAGCTTGTAACTTAGTATCCCTCATGTTAGTTTACCTAGTAGTTTAGGGAAGCAAATTTACTATTATGCATTATGCATTATGCATATAACATTATACAAGCACATACTTGCCAACCTCTGGcaatgggaaatcatgtcatgactAACATGACATGTCAAAAAGTGTGAGAAAACGTGTGACGTAGATGCAGACtttttaatatgaatgtggtaatgttcataattttacatacaaaggagtaggtcagTAAGACCCATTTTTcgcccaaaatatagcagttttgcaaaattgttaaaatgtaaaccttcagttatttattggaaagtagaatgcttctgctacataaatatgggctgtttttgacaatacagtgcacatatatcaggtactagcatcattaagtcgtgcgaaattactaaaatcttcacaattttagcattttagtttaattttagacggtttctgtcttaaataaaagtggccacattcgtgttcattcttaatatggaaatgtaagttgtatttgataataaataacatatataaaggttgaggatgaacacggatgcggccactttcatttttgacaaaacacatctgaaaagtgacattttgtggcatatttgatagatttttcatatttaagcttgaatcgaagtgttttaatgactgaatcagttaaaatctttcacataaactaattgaatcaactgaaatagacacttaagtgttcaaaatctttcgtgagatgaatctgaaatttgaggccaaaatctgcCCTTACCGTACCTACTcctttgttaatataaaaaaacaatatatattctactgtgaaCTTGATTATGGCTATTTAAGAGTGCATATTCTAAAATCTCTTGCCTGCTGTATATATGACTGAAAGTTATGATGAAAGTCTTTTAAATCAAGGTCTCAGTACTACATATACTAAACACTATCAATGAATCTTCATAAAAACAAGGTCCAAAGTCAAGTGAATCCTGTCTGACATCTACAACTTATCATCATCCAATACACAACAAATGGTGGACCTATCGCCTATGCTTAGAATATCTGAGGTATAGACCTTACCACACAACCTAATGTTGATAACTAACACATGAAATGAGGGTGAGGTCAAGTGAATTTTGTCTGACAGACACATATAATTTGTAATGATtctacataaaaatataattgtacTATCCAGTATTTCCATCATTCTAATTGGCAGGCCAACTGTTGTCCTTGACAGTTATAACCATGGAAACTCAACACCAAACAAGATTTTACTAATGTTCCTGCTTATAATGGTTTCCTTTTCTTCAACAATGTTCAGGGTATTAAAATATACAACTTTAAGACTATTAATGATCTTAGGCTTTTTgtcaaaaaatgtattatttttttagaaaatctaATGTTATAAATACATGCACTTTATCATGAACAAATATTGTCATGTATGATGTTCTAACTTTGTACCAAATAAGTCTTTTAAAGCATCAGATTATGCTATGGAGATTTTGACCTCAGTCAGGAATAAAGATAGGATTTTGAGACCAAGAATAGAATAGTTGTATGTTTTTTCTGTAAAGTTAAATACGAACCTGCATAGATTGTAGGTCAGCtaaagacaaatattttacaGATATCTTAAAGTTTTCCAGTTCATTtctctttttctaaaaaaaattaaaaaaaattatatatcaataagACAAAGGTTTAGCTGGCATtacatacacatgtatattttatttgtgttttttttctgttcttctgACAAATATACAGTCTCAAAACTggatattgataaaatttaatatGATTTATATGTTATAATGGTCTTTAAACACTTTGTATTTTAAGGTAAATTGTTACAAGATTTTTAGGTTACAACTAATTTGAAAGGTGTTAAGTGGTGACCTTTGCAGGTAGATCAAAATGACCCTTAGTACAAATACTGACTTAAGAGGTAATAAGCCTATGGATTGCACCAATCCTTGACTGACTaagaatttttcaaatattacaatcTGAAAAATACACACATagatgatatatttctattagcACTGAGTATATAATAAATATCCTACCTTTCTATATGTAATAAGAACATGGAAGTCATGATAAACAACTGGTATCAGATCTTTGCTTAACATAACATCAAACTCAACAAAGTCAGCACTCTACaacataaatcaaaatataaatctaCATGTCTTCTAGGTTTATTTCGGCTATTTCGTGGTGGCCAGTTttcattggtggaggaagccagagtgccctacgaaaaccaccaaccttcgataggaaaactgacaatttagTCAGTTAAGATTGGAGTGGAGTGCATCCGCacaagcggggttcgaactcacaacctcagtattgacTAGCTAGTGATAACACAGTAGGTTCTAGGTTCTCTTTAATCACTACCCTAACCCAAAGCATTTTTTGAAAGCTGTACCTTTAAAACTAATATTTGTTCAGTAGTTTGACATCTTGCCAAATTAGAACCATGAAGAACATTTTTTAGTGTTTTAAGCAAACAAAAATTACCAGTGaaaaatacacagaaaaatattttagcaAACAATAAATGTGTTCGGCAAGCATAAAAGGTTGGCAATCAAAATGTGCAAATAAtagatttaattttcagaaaagatAGGAATAAAGAGGCTCCTTTGTAATGACTGAGACAGGGgacattttttttggaaaaaaagaatGGAAAAGATTGATATCTTCTGCAATAGAAATGTAAGAGAACTTAACTGCCAGTAGCAGCCATTATAATAAggaaaaggaaacaaataattaagttcattttcaatCGTAATTTAAAACCTCTTCACACCAGAGACTATGAAGTCTACTGCACAATTAACAATGGCTGTGAAGCTTCAGAATttgttttagtttaaaaaatattattgttaaattttatttcattgtaaatAACAAACTACAGAAAATGTGCATACAAGACTAAAGTATACTGACACATATCATGCATATAGTAAACTTACATGACTGCCTGCTGATTGTAAGGATGTAATATTATTTTCTCTGATGGCATCTGACCTGTAAAAATGAACAAGTCATCTATGGTTTCCAATATAGtctcataaaagaaaaaaaacatgcaatcTAAGGTTTTCAATATagtctcataaaaaaataaacattttggtattcaaataaattatacaattccattgaacatgttgaatggaCAAACTATCAAATATATTCTAGATAagaacaatatttaaaataatgataccTGCTTATGCTAGACTGAAATATCATGTCTGATTTTTTAATGTGCTATGTTTTAAAACAAGGTGACAGTCCACAAACAGGCATGTTAGCTCATACAGGGATATTTTTATGACAATTAAGACAGATTCTAAATGttctatatacatttgaaaatgcactACCATTTCTGAGTTCATAGTTCTGTTGCCTGATcattttgctgtaatttttttcCAAGATGGTTTTCAGTATAGTACCACCAAAATATTCTCATGATAACAGGAAAGCTGAATTATAAGTATCTTCGACTTATATGAGTCAGGCTTGATATTGAAAttgttacaaatgaaaattaatgaaaatattgttttttttttatataatgaaattAGATAAACTAAACAATATCAGTCTATTCACCATTCTTTAGAATGCaatggaaaaataaaacaatttctatCACAACACAATTGCTTTTGTCCAGTGTGAGGTTCCTACATGGAGATCATGGATATTTGCAAGATAAGATAAAATAATAGTGTTTAAAGTATATTTTTCAACTTGATAAAACATCTAATTAATGTCTGAATTTACTGTAATATAATTACTTTTTATGTTTATATGATGATCCCATTCCCTTATGTCCTATATCTAGTGCAGCTCTTTCAAACTTCCAGTAATTCTGGTATGATACTTCCATTGTCATAGGTAGACCAACCAGGGGTTAAATAAATAAGTAATCCACTAGAAATAATAAAACATGCAAAAAagattatacaaaatataaaaataaagtggatgtattattttttcatatggTGCACAATTTGGTGGACTTTTTCTATGGATTTATGTGAACCACTTATCAATagtcatatgaaacaagtttTACGTAATTATATGACATAAATTGAACCAACAATCTAAGCTCTGTTTTCTTTCATCACGATTTTCCCCGCACAACTGAACTGTGCAGTTCACAAACTTCTAGTCACTGCATACAGAAAAGCTGTATACCAGTACAGTATCGaaagacaaaaattcaaaatcattCACTTTTGAAGATTTGGATGATATAAAGTATTTTATCTCAAAAGAAAGTCCTTGTACATGTCTTCTCTAGTAAAACTTAGCCATTCTAGTATTAAaggaaaaatattcaactctttTATTCTTAATTGAAGTATCccatatatatatgcatgactttaaatgtttaagaaaatggaaaaaaagcATCTTCAATCAGTTTTATGTACAATTTGTAGGAATTGTGAAATATATACATAGATATTCATAAAAATTCTTTTTTCCTCAATCAGCTAAAAATTATACCAACAAAAACCAAATTTGTACACAGTAGTCATTAAAATTGAACATAAGTTACACAATactattaaaattttaagaaacatttatttcatttggttAAATTTCTTGAATTTAAAAGAGTAGGGCCAGAAATGCCAAAATTTAGTCCATAAATTTGGACTTTGTAATATGAGTTTCGACAAGATTGTCCTTGAAACAACTATCACAGGACAAGGATGCCAACaacatcaacaatgagcaaaaccaataagGTAAAATAAGTTGGGGATAAAACAGTCAATATTttgcttactatgcggtatgagctttgctcattgtttaagccgtacagtgacctatagttgttaatttctgtgtcattttgatatcttgtggagagttgtctcattggcaataataccacatcttctttttataattaaggAAGTAATATCAAGTGAAAACAATTATGGCATATAGCAATTGATCACAACAACCAGACTAAACACTCCTGGCTTAGGACAGGTAAATGAGGAAGTGttaatgataatattaaaatcaGCACTTGTTTATCCAATCAGAAGTAGGGACTTAAACAACTAAGACACAAGAGTAACAAACTTAAAATAGttctcaaaaatactgaaatttattttaaagtcCTATTTCAactatataatataaattaacCATATTTTCCTAGACAAAAATGTCAATCAGTACTcatctttaaaggggcactagctacgagatatataaaaaatctaaagtttgattttttcctgttcaatcaataatgaaagtaaaatagtgaaataacaatttgttttttgcagccaaaaaggttcaattttgtcaaattacgctaagaaacattaataattagtaattcacttgcaagtgaatgagtcgacctctttaaatccgtattcatgtgaacttcaatttaacccctagctagagattgacaacacATGCATTGAaagtgtactggttatttaaagaaaaagaatgtcaacaattaaagtgaaactacggtaaatcatttgattactaattcaatgcacataaaatcattcttatacggttaaaaataatgagaaacatttatttttaaactataaaataaattcaaacagacctataaaaatccaattgcacatgttggtttaatctattcatacctttatttatgtttacatcgcttatatggtcatctgaggtcaaatcgataggtaattagacTTGACTAAATACACACGAAActaacctatatattatctaccccatgctctgtaacgtgtttattttagacttttgatagtttggataaatgttttacattgctataaatcaaatatgagaatttgagtcaaatcggtgacaatgaatttgacagctagtgcccctttaatataaAGATGATTTCAGCCATcagagaaaaaatatataaagttagCATCAGGATAAAGGACAAAATGTTTCATTAAACTGGATAGCAATAAATGTATAGTTACTCATGTGTGTCCTGAGTTATTGAATCATGTTAGTACTGATAGAGACAATATCAAAAGttcttattcaaaatttagtcAATTAATAATGATGGAAGGTTTTCTGTATTTATGGCTTTGGTGATATGTTATTTTCCATAGCAATATTTACTTAATTTGCTTATTATAATACCTTAAATCTGGCCAATGGGTTTATGCTTAAGACCTGTGATTGGTAAGTTTTTAATATCATTGGAGTGTTTCATTTCCATTGGTAACAAATAACTGTAACCAACATGCTTTGGTTCCTTGTCAGGGAATTGTACATAGAAATCAAACTGAAATCCCTGAAATTAAAATAGAAGTCAAAATATCATGCCAGGATTTTCTGCTGACTACCACATtttgcataaaaatataaatagttatggctaaaaatatcatttatcagTTTATGGttgaaattcttaaaaaaaattataacacatTGAAAAATTCAAGTTGAAGGAAATAAGATCTGTATGAAGATGTTTTTGAAATCGAAATAATCAAACTCACATTAATTATATCTGTGATACTTTATTTAAAAGTGGATATTGTAAATTCAAAAACttatgcaatgtttttattattaggGAAAGGTTTATAAATTATTAATCAAAGTGGTTGTAAGCCCTAAGGGTAACGATTGCTTTGATTTATCAGTAAGAAGTagaattaaatattgcattgtataaaacattggttgtagttgattcaactacatTTCTGGACAAAGgaagacaaaggaagataacacAATTTTGGAAAGATGATTTACCAATATATTATCATGATATCattaatctatactattaaacaagaagacctcattttgtgtgtcgcttctcttccttccacaataaatcaatcatcatgctttgtgtcctataggtaacatgcatagtcacatttgtcatccattcttatgattattcagattgaattattttgggagaaaaacgacaaaaaaaagagtccggatatgattccgtcatcagactgattTTTAGTCATGAATATgatttccggtttgaaacatgcacgcttttatctacatgtaaaccacgattatactactttaatatatagatactctctgtattctgtctactgttttctttgaaatgtttactatttaaggggtgataccagttgcatatatattaaaataagtaaaacatgtgacacaagtacaaccaatcgtatgatagataacaaaaatgaaaaataaataagccatttaGAGCGTTCtctatatcatggtgtttagatcgcaaggaTCACAACTATTCtatctccttagagaggacaattatttttcgcgtttcatataTATCATGGTGTTTgaatcgcaagaaccacaactattataccttcttagagaggacaattatttttcgcgtttatctacatgtaaactacgattatactactttaatatatagagactctgtattctgtcagaGACTTTCTATGTAAGTATAGAAAGTCCTGAttttgtctactgttttctttgaaatgtttactatttaaggggtcataccacttgcatatatattaaaataagtaaaacatgctcaacttcatctaaaaccaccttgaccaaaatctttaacctgaagcgggacagacggacgaacggacgaccGAACGCACTGATGCACAGActtgaaaacataatgcccataaatggggcaaaaaaaaatattattgaaagggaaaatagtgatttggcaaaaatgaaagtaaagtagAGATTAGAGgaaggcaggacctttttcggggcgtccggatcgggtgtttttaaactcTGGATTTGGGAATTGATCCTTACGAGAtcagggaatatatttttcgatttcgggatatgaatttctttaaattctgcatctcaggATTTTATGGTTATATGCCCGGGATTTTGAATCAGGACCCCTCccaccacccctcaaattagccttagtcagtcttagtcatttatacatgattcatatcctaccaatggcatgttaataaggctcttaaaagaaaaagcactgatgggttgtcctagaagcatattttgttAGACTCacaatggtctatatataagcagttacatttattacatgtttgaaacggtgcaaattttaatttgatttaacaaagcattgtagcaaaggagaagaacaATTGTGGtatgaggccagaaacacgaaaatgaaatgaatttaacagaaaggaaacaaataccggactttggaaaaagggagagggcttttggtACCTTTtaaacataatatcttttacaaaaaatcatcctacaacagttcagaAGCTGTATGCccacgatttcgcgggtgtgttctagtatatattgatatttttagaacagattcCTACACCTTTCAAAAGTTCTTTAATTTTCTTAACAAGTATAACTAATGTTGTATAATGTTCCTTAAgtattttaaatatgaattattaATAAACCTTGTTCTAACCCAAGATATAACATACCAAGTATTCTGGGTCTATTGTTCTGGCTGAAAATATC
This genomic window from Mytilus galloprovincialis chromosome 9, xbMytGall1.hap1.1, whole genome shotgun sequence contains:
- the LOC143046477 gene encoding putative glycerophosphocholine phosphodiesterase GPCPD1 homolog 1, whose protein sequence is MPPQTFTKVLVSTLKNEKEKPRAQESHGEIYCHSDFMIFSARTIDPEYLGFQFDFYVQFPDKEPKHVGYSYLLPMEMKHSNDIKNLPITGLKHKPIGQI